In Diabrotica undecimpunctata isolate CICGRU chromosome 4, icDiaUnde3, whole genome shotgun sequence, a single genomic region encodes these proteins:
- the LOC140438880 gene encoding uncharacterized protein, which produces MEASVLEISIGNRKKQKSETKRQKLQKQRYRDSDPHLENFTIVCKHNGPTYHCNSIAESDIRAIRNKIFENNVKSEQDIKLCHYMSVVPIERKRLTTEQAIKGRNFSVHYFLSKRVSKKKVQVCQAFFLKCVNIKKDRINYVAKTLSDGNIPKENRGGDHVSTKSVVKKNKIREFIGKLQGKESHYNRKKVRRIYLAADLSIKKLHGMYLTQCDPEHNVNFSMFRRIFVHDFNIGFSTPASDVCAQCTRLKFKIRTEINEVKKREFRTELSIHQKRANAFYSLLKETPENSITFCFDMQQVQPLPKTPINDAFYAQQISMYVFCCVDSQSKHPTFFTWTEDQAGRGSIEIGSALVNYLDSLEYDNITTLRLFCDGCGGQNKNSHIIHSLYFWLRFKAPVQVTEILLVFPVRGHSYLPADRVFGRVEKLLRKKATILSREEYEEIYKQIGVVKKIGTDWRLFNMKELQVGLKKVKALADTKKIVIKKFKNGKFIKIRSFQNYYFTSGLENFEKLLKPKFSDAELTITEKDLTRDWEKLQELDWYRELLNGKSSNEKDEEKEEEETCDCLEEEPTLQI; this is translated from the exons ATGGAAGCAAGTGTGTTGGAAATTAGTATAGGAAATAGGAAAAAACAGAAAAGTGAGACCAAGAGGCAGAAATTGCAAAAGCAAAG atatcgtGATAGCGATCCTCATTTGGAAAACTTTACAATAGTTTGCAAACATAATGGCCCTACTTATCACTGCAATAGCATTGCTGAAAGTGACATTCGAGCcattcgaaataaaatttttgaaaataatgtgaAGTCAGAACAGGATATCAAATTGTGTCATTACATGTCAGTAGTTCCAATTGAAAGGAAAAGATTGACAACAGAACAAGCAATCAAGGGGCGTAACTTTTCCGTACACTACTTCTTGTCGAAAAGAGTCAGCAAGAAAAAAGTTCAGGTATGTCAGGcattttttttgaaatgtgtgaATATTAAAAAAGATCGCATAAACTACGTTGCTAAAACATTGTCAGACGGAAATATTCCAAAAGAAAATCGGGGTGGAGATCACGTGTCCACAAAATCTGTtgtcaaaaagaataaaataagagAGTTTATTGGTAAACTACAAGGAAAAGAAAGTCATTATAATAGAAAGAAAGTAAGACGAATTTATTTGGCCGCTGATCTAAGCATAAAGAAATTACATGGCATGTACCTCACTCAATGCGACCCTGAACATAATGTAAACTTTTCGATGTTCAGAAGGATATTCGTTCATGATTTTAACATTGGGTTTTCTACTCCAGCATCAGATGTGTGCGCACAATGTACCAGACTTAAATTCAAAATTAGAACGGAAATTaacgaggtaaagaaaagagagTTTCGAACTGAGTTAAGTATCCACCAAAAGAGGGCTAATGCATTTTATAGTCTGCTAAAAGAAACTCCTGAAAATTCCATTACATTCTGCTTTGATATGCAGCAGGTGCAGCCTTTGCCCAAAACACCTATTAATGATGCGTTTTATGCACAGCAGATTAGCATGTATGTTTTTTGCTGCGTTGATAGCCAATCCAAACATCCAACTTTTTTTACGTGGACTGAAGATCAGGCAGGTAGAGGATCAATTGAAATAGGTTCTGCACTTGTAAATTACTTGGATTCTTTAGAGTACGATAATATTACGACACTTCGCCTCTTTTGCGACGGGTGcggtggacaaaacaaaaactccCATATTATTCATTCGCTGTACTTCTGGCTTAGATTTAAAGCTCCAGTTCAAGTAACAGAAATATTACTTGTATTTCCAGTCAGGGGCCATTCGTATTTGCCAGCAGACAGGGTATTTGGGAGAGTAGAAAAGCTTCTAAGAAAAAAAGCCACAATTCTCTCTAGAGAGGAATATGAagaaatttacaaacaaattggAGTTGTTAAAAAGATAGGCACTGATTGGAGATTGTTTAATATGAAAGAGCTTCAAGTTGGCTTGAAAAAAGTAAAAGCGCTAGCCGAtacaaagaaaattgtaataaaaaaatttaaaaatggcaAATTCATAAAAATACGTTCATTCCAAAACTATTATTTTACCAGTGggttggaaaattttgaaaaacttttgaaaccaaaattttcCGATGCTGAGTTAACCATCACAGAAAAAGATTTGACTCGGG ATTGGGAGAAATTACAAGAACTTGACTGGTACCGGGAATTGCTTAATGGCAAAAGTTCAAATGAAAAGGATGAGGAGAAAGAGGAAGAGGAGACATGTGACTGCCTGGAAGAGGAACCAACACTTCAGATTTAA
- the LOC140438881 gene encoding uncharacterized protein: MDTLKKKRSTYKAQFTRIEKWYSANTSCDDKHQLLSRIDLLKENLAKYDSIQNEIELLDSPSDSEDREEYENKCLDLKCTLQAQVEALNQVSSRPDPDHFSRSGHSHMNIKLPNIHLPTFSGNCIEYPSFIDLFRALIVNNSQLSSNVEKFFYLKSYLKGEALKLIDRLPVTDDNLVIPLDLLHSRYSNQRQIIRSYYQQLLATPTLQKCTSQSLRQFVANSKAILDALDTVKLSKAELFESLLVHLLEQKLDYSTRRSFEEQVSVNELPSIDDFFHFLSNRCVVLENINSENSTAAQPTSKVTRFQGNDHAHPSKFKVAFHSQSNPSSQMVSKSKTYTSPPKGCGYCLQQNHRIYSCTKFCSLPVSDRIEYSKANKLCFNCLGSKHFLQNCGSKSSCSLCHSRHHSLLHNTRSSAANTDTPIEPSNHSLNHGESSTRSISHTLLTTQPEIDQSSVVHENNFTSRSTVLSTITTHDTHVLLATAKVHIYPVNGRPILARAILDSGSQSSFITESLAKSIGCKRHPSSLHISGILNDSNVIKERVTIDIFPRNSSAKRFTLSCAVIPSITNCLPQIAIDIRKFKIPSHILNRLADEEFGQPAGIDLLIGADAYYELLLPGLEKLGKGLPSLIQTQLGWVVSGSVPLSYLKPHFQPHPKSYTFHSTLGFQETEESLNETLDRFFQQEQELDISKSSEQDELAEAIFVSTTKILKDGSYQVDLPLIHPLAHKELGDSFMCAKNRFLSLEKKFVKHPFLKEEYRKILMEYIELGHGREVPLALCNSKFENKYFVPHLADVRDQSSTTKMRVVFDFSAKTTSALSLNDITLRGPKVQPELFEILTRFRTHKFAFTADITKMYRQVKLNPSFHFLQNALWRETPQDQFSCIELTTVSFGQKSAPYLACRVLKDIAQNTSCSTAVKDTLLYQTYVDDILSGCSTEKEIISLRRSLSSTLSSAGFSIHKIRSNSSLAASSAEFSSASKDILPEKGPCKVLGIKWDPATDVFQVATPESLTVSLPTKRKILSVIAQCYDPLGFVNPVIVHGKILMQQIWAKNLSWDHTITDPDLLDSWFKFLSSLTNLSSFSIPRCIIEENDVIQVELHGFCDASTQAYGCCMYLRAEYSDSSVSSTLIAAKSRVAPVRKPLTIPKLELCAMVLLTSLYTKLYAIISRSLTISDSILWSDSMVALSWAHSPSKKWSTFVANRVEIIQNASPSPKWKHIKSELNPADLLSRGKLSDRARSFWASGPPFLLDRSSYLFKNSSFEPMVNLPEEKKGVNVYTKTQKNCWIEYINRFSSFTKLIKSMAYIRRFVYNARHKDRLSDHLSPKELQDSRLFLIRQVQTIFFKSEILSLTQGRLLLNKQIASLNPFLDRSTLLRVGGRLKYSDVPFDQRHPLLLPARNQFTTLLLTSEHQRLGHAGSQTTLNNVRLRYWPLDGLRCVKRIIHSCNTCFRFNAIASTQIMGDLPRERVTSKRPFENTGIDFGGPFCIKSSSLRRAPTSKGYIALFVCLATKAVHLEAVSDLTTDAFLACLKRFIARRGILSIIYSDNGTNFVGANNHLTLLRKHFSTQPHVFHEFLASHNITWKFIPPRSPHWGGL, from the coding sequence ATGGACACTCTTAAGAAAAAGCGTAGTACTTACAAGGCGCAATTCACCCGCATAGAAAAGTGGTACAGCGCTAATACCTCTTGTGATGATAAACATCAGTTGTTGTCTCGTATAGACCTTCTCAAGGAGAACTTAGCTAAATATGACTCCATTCAAAATGAAATTGAGTTACTGGACTCACCTAGTGACTCAGAGGACAGAGAGGAATATGAAAATAAATGTCTGGATCTAAAATGTACCCTACAAGCTCAAGTCGAAGCCTTAAATCAAGTGTCTTCCCGACCAGATCCTGATCATTTCTCTCGTAGTGGCCACTCTCATATGAATATTAAGCTACCAAATATTCACTTACCCACATTTAGTGGAAATTGCATCGAATATCCTTCATTTATCGACTTATTCAGAGCCCTAATTGTCAATAATTCACAGTTATCATCAAATGTTgagaaattcttttatttaaaatcataTCTAAAGGGAGAAGCGTTAAAGCTAATTGATAGGTTGCCGGTAACTGATGATAATTTGGTCATACCTTTAGATTTATTACACAGCCGGTATAGTAACCAACGGCAGATAATCCGCTCATATTATCAGCAGTTACTAGCCACTCCTACATTGCAAAAATGTACTTCGCAATCGCTGAGACAATTCGTTGCAAATTCTAAGGCAATTTTGGATGCCTTAGATACGGTAAAGTTAAGTAAAGCAGAATTGTTTGAATCCTTACTTGTTCATTTATTGGAACAAAAACTTGATTATAGCACTCGTCGCTCATTTGAAGAGCAAGTTTCAGTAAATGAGCTTCCTTCTATTGAtgactttttccattttttgagTAACCGTTGTGTTGTTCTGGAAAATATCAACTCTGAGAATTCCACTGCTGCCCAACCCACGTCTAAAGTGACTAGATTTCAAGGTAATGACCATGCTCACCCAAGTAAGTTCAAGGTAGCTTTTCACTCACAATCAAACCCCTCCAGTCAAATGGTTTCAAAATCAAAAACATATACCTCACCGCCCAAAGGATGTGGTTACTGCTTGCAGCAAAATCACCGCATCTACTCATGCACTAAGTTTTGTTCATTGCCTGTATCTGATAGAATTGAATATTCAAAGGCCAATAAGCTCTGTTTTAACTGTTTAGGTAGTAAGCACTTTTTACAAAACTGTGGTTCAAAGTCTTCCTGTTCCCTATGCCACTCGAGGCACCATTCTCTTTTACACAACACTCGCAGCTCAGCAGCTAACACTGATACTCCAATTGAGCCCTCTAATCACTCACTCAACCACGGAGAGTCTTCCACTCGTTCTATATCTCATACTCTTCTGACGACTCAGCCAGAAATTGACCAGTCCAGCGTCGTACATGAAAATAACTTCACTTCACGCTCAACTGTACTATCGACAATCACTACACATGACACTCACGTCTTGTTGGCTACAGCCAAAGTTCACATTTATCCAGTAAATGGACGACCTATTCTAGCCAGAGCCATTCTGGATTCTGGAAGTCAAAGTTCATTTATCACTGAGTCACTAGCTAAATCAATAGGATGCAAACGGCATCCTTCCAGTCTGCATATCTCGGGAATCCTTAATGATAGTAATGTCATTAAGGAAAGAGTTACAATAGATATCTTTCCTCGCAATTCTTCTGCTAAGCGGTTTACTCTTTCTTGTGCAGTAATACCTTCTATTACAAATTGCTTGCCTCAGATAGCCATTGACATAAGAAAGTTTAAAATTCCCTCTCATATATTAAATAGGCTGGCCGACGAAGAGTTCGGTCAACCAGCTGGCATTGATTTGCTCATAGGAGCTGATGCCTACTATGAGCTGTTGCTACCAGGACTTGAAAAGTTGGGGAAAGGATTGCCCTCTCTTATACAGACACAGCTAGGATGGGTTGTGTCTGGCTCTGTACCACTCAGCTATCTTAAACCCCACTTTCAACCTCACCCAAAATCGTACACATTTCACTCGACCCTCGGTTTTCAAGAAACCGAAGAATCACTTAATGAAACCCTAGATCGCTTTTTTCAACAGGAACAAGAGCTTGATATTTCTAAAAGTTCGGAACAGGATGAGCTTGCCGAAGCAATCTTTGTTTCGACGACTAAAATTCTAAAAGACGGCAGCTACCAGGTAGACCTCCCTCTCATTCACCCTTTAGCTCACAAAGAATTGGGCGATTCATTTATGTGTGCTAAAAACAGATTCCTTTCCCTTGAGAAGAAATTTGTCAAGCATCCTTTCCTAAAGgaagaatatagaaaaattcTGATGGAGTATATTGAGCTAGGACACGGAAGGGAAGTCCCTCTGGCCCTTTGTAACTCCAAATTTGAGAATAAATACTTTGTCCCACATTTAGCAGATGTACGAGACCAAAGCTCTACTACGAAAATGAGAGTCGTTTTCGACTTTTCGGCTAAGACCACTTCAGCTCTCTCCCTAAACGATATCACTCTCCGTGGTCCTAAGGTTCAGCCCGAACTGTTCGAAATTCTTACCAGATTCCGAACTCATAAATTTGCATTTACTGCTGACATAACGAAAATGTATCGGCAGGTGAAACTAAACCCCTCCTTTCACTTTCTTCAGAACGCTTTGTGGCGAGAAACTCCACAAGATCAATTCTCTTGCATTGAACTAACTACAGTTTCATTTGGTCAAAAGAGTGCTCCATATCTGGCCTGTCGAGTTTTAAAGGACATTGCTCAAAATACCTCTTGTTCAACGGCAGTGAAAGACACCCTATTATATCAGACTTATGTGGATGACATCTTATCAGGCTGTAGTACTGAAAAAGAAATCATTTCACTGCGTCGTTCGTTAAGCTCTACTCTTTCTTCCGCTGGCTTCAGTATACACAAGATCAGATCCAATTCATCTCTTGCTGCGTCCTCTGCAGAGTTTAGCAGCGCGTCAAAGGACATTCTTCCTGAAAAAGGGCCATGCAAGGTGCTAGGCATTAAGTGGGATCCCGCAACTGATGTATTCCAAGTTGCCACTCCAGAGTCGCTTACTGTTAGTTTACCTACCAAACGAAAAATTCTCTCTGTCATAGCGCAGTGCTATGACCCTCTAGGATTTGTCAATCCTGTAATTGTTCACGGAAAAATTCTAATGCAACAAATATGGGCCAAAAATCTCTCTTGGGACCACACTATAACCGATCCCGATCTTTTAGACAGTTGGTTTAAGTTCTTGTCAAGTTTAACCAACCTGTCCTCCTTCTCGATTCCTCGGTGCATAATCGAAGAAAATGATGTAATCCAAGTCGAATTACATGGGTTTTGTGATGCCAGTACTCAGGCATATGGATGTTGCATGTATTTAAGAGCAGAATACTCTGATTCATCTGTGTCATCTACACTTATTGCTGCAAAATCGCGTGTAGCTCCAGTGAGAAAACCTCTCACTATACCTAAACTTGAGTTGTGTGCAATGGTTCTCTTAACCAGTCTTTACACCAAGCTTTATGCCATAATATCTCGTTCTCTTACTATTTCTGACAGTATCTTGTGGTCAGATTCTATGGTAGCTCTCTCTTGGGCGCACTCACCTTCCAAAAAATGGTCTACCTTTGTGGCAAACAGGGTGGAAATAATCCAAAACGCTAGCCCTTCCCCAAAGTGGAAGCACATAAAGTCTGAACTCAATCCCGCAGACCTCTTATCTCGGGGTAAGCTTTCAGATCGGGCCAGATCCTTTTGGGCATCTGGACCACCATTTCTACTAGATCGATCTAgctatttgtttaaaaatagcTCGTTTGAGCCTATGGTCAATCTCCCTGAAGAAAAGAAAGGAGTTAATGTATATACCAAAACTCAGAAAAATTGTTGGATCGAATATATAAACCGATTCTCATCATTCACTAAACTTATAAAATCCATGGCGTACATACGTCGGTTTGTGTACAATGCCCGACATAAAGACCGCTTATCTGATCATTTGTCTCCTAAGGAATTGCAAGATTCCAGACTATTCCTAATACGTCAAGTTCAAACCATTTTCTTTAAGTCCGAAATACTATCTCTGACACAAGGTCGATTATTACTTAACAAGCAAATTGCTTCACTAAATCCCTTCCTTGACAGGTCTACATTACTTAGAGTAGGTGGTCGACTCAAGTATTCGGATGTACCCTTTGATCAACGACACCCCTTACTGCTCCCTGCGCGTAATCAATTCACTACACTGTTGCTCACCTCAGAGCATCAGCGTCTGGGACATGCAGGATCTCAAACCACCTTAAACAATGTCCGCTTAAGATATTGGCCCCTTGACGGACTTAGGTGTGTAAAACGTATAATACACTCATGCAACACTTGCTTTAGGTTTAATGCCATCGCCTCAACCCAAATTATGGGAGATCTCCCTCGTGAACGAGTCACATCGAAACGACCTTTCGAAAACACAGGAATAGATTTTGGAGGCCCCTTTTGCATAAAGTCCTCTTCCTTGAGAAGAGCCCCTACATCTAAAGGTTACATAGCATTGTTTGTATGCTTAGCTACCAAAGCAGTCCATTTAGAAGCAGTGTCTGACCTCACGACAGACGCCTTCCTGGCTTGTCTTAAAAGATTCATAGCTAGACGTGGTATCCTATCCATTATCTACAGTGACAATGGAACTAATTTTGTGGGTGCCAATAACCATCTCACTCTTCTTAGAAAACATTTCTCAACACAACCTCATGTGTTTCACGAGTTCCTTGCTTCTCACAATATCACTTGGAAATTTATTCCTCCCAGATCCCCACACTGGGGTGGATTATGA